One stretch of Microbacterium terrae DNA includes these proteins:
- a CDS encoding sensor histidine kinase, which produces MTKATTDAAPDASDSEDAVDDAETAEPAKPKRRRRPWTLQRKLIVTVVGITSFILVLVAVATSAILGNVLEQGLSEQLRSTTERTAVQVRQYVGAGATAEQILTEQPYREGFLLAVQQIGQPATAAVTLDDGSVVALDDDQIAELAAGLQGEGPLVVTLDGLGTYRVDGSRTGDTIVVVGLSRTEVAFTIAQMLTTIGLLTLGGLILLATATAWTIRAGLAPLREVAATAERVAELPLAQGEVSISDRVPDADPRTEIGRVGASLNTLLDHVGASLEARQRNEERMRRFVADASHELRTPLASIRGYSELSLRALGMDHRAATIETAESSLERIQAQSLRMTTLVEDLLLLARLDEGQELVYGSVDLTALAVEAVGDARPAGPDHTWVIDVPEAPVVIAADSGRVDQVIANLLANARTHTPAGTTVTVEVTRDGQDAVLRVHDDGPGIDPAITDELFERFARADRSRARQTGGTGLGLSIVKAIVQAHHGRISVRSVPGDTVFEVRLPARPEDPAALAGAEPMIEAADAEPASGDDQ; this is translated from the coding sequence CGACGGATGCCGCACCCGACGCATCCGACAGCGAAGACGCCGTCGACGACGCGGAGACAGCGGAGCCGGCGAAGCCGAAGCGGCGGCGTCGCCCGTGGACGCTGCAGCGCAAGCTCATCGTCACGGTGGTGGGCATCACCTCGTTCATCCTGGTGCTCGTCGCCGTCGCGACGAGCGCCATCCTCGGCAATGTTCTCGAGCAGGGCCTGAGCGAGCAGCTGCGCAGCACCACCGAGCGCACCGCCGTGCAGGTGCGCCAGTACGTCGGCGCCGGCGCCACGGCCGAGCAGATCCTCACGGAGCAGCCGTACCGCGAAGGGTTCCTCCTCGCGGTGCAGCAGATCGGCCAGCCCGCCACTGCCGCGGTCACCCTCGACGACGGATCGGTCGTCGCCCTCGACGACGATCAGATCGCCGAACTCGCGGCCGGACTGCAGGGCGAAGGGCCTCTCGTCGTCACGCTCGACGGGCTCGGCACGTACCGCGTCGACGGCAGCCGGACCGGCGACACGATCGTCGTGGTCGGCCTCTCGCGCACCGAGGTCGCCTTCACGATCGCGCAGATGCTCACCACCATCGGCCTGCTCACCCTCGGCGGCCTCATCCTCCTCGCCACCGCGACGGCCTGGACCATCCGCGCCGGCCTCGCGCCGCTGCGCGAGGTGGCGGCTACCGCCGAGCGCGTCGCCGAGCTGCCACTGGCACAGGGCGAGGTGTCGATCTCCGACCGCGTGCCCGACGCCGATCCGCGCACCGAGATCGGCCGCGTCGGGGCGTCGCTGAACACGCTGCTCGACCACGTCGGAGCCTCGCTCGAGGCCCGGCAGCGCAATGAGGAGCGGATGCGCCGGTTCGTCGCCGATGCGAGCCACGAGCTGCGCACTCCCCTGGCCTCGATCCGCGGCTACTCCGAGCTGTCGCTCCGAGCACTCGGCATGGACCACCGCGCGGCGACCATCGAGACCGCCGAGTCCTCGCTCGAGCGCATCCAGGCGCAGTCGCTGCGTATGACGACCCTCGTCGAGGATCTGCTGCTGCTCGCCCGTCTCGACGAGGGCCAGGAGCTCGTCTACGGCTCGGTCGACCTCACCGCTCTCGCCGTCGAGGCCGTCGGCGACGCCCGGCCCGCGGGCCCCGACCACACGTGGGTGATCGACGTGCCCGAGGCGCCCGTCGTGATCGCCGCGGACTCGGGTCGCGTCGACCAGGTGATCGCCAACCTGCTCGCGAACGCCCGCACGCACACGCCCGCCGGCACCACGGTGACCGTCGAGGTGACGCGCGACGGTCAGGACGCGGTGCTGCGGGTGCACGACGACGGTCCCGGGATCGATCCGGCGATCACCGACGAGCTGTTCGAGCGCTTCGCGCGCGCCGACCGCTCACGCGCGCGGCAGACCGGCGGCACGGGTCTCGGCCTGTCGATCGTGAAGGCGATCGTGCAGGCCCACCACGGGCGCATCTCGGTGCGCAGCGTGCCGGGCGACACCGTGTTCGAGGTGCGGCTGCCGGCACGCCCCGAGGATCCCGCAGCCCTGGCCGGCGCGGAGCCGATGATCGAGGCCGCCGACGCCGAGCCGGCCTCGGGCGACGATCAGTAG